The Caldicellulosiruptor acetigenus DNA window GCCACTTTATCAGCTAAAGCCAGTGCAAGCCTCTTGAGCCTTTCTTCTTTTTTCTTTCTGAAATTCTGACAGTCAAGAAGAATTCTAACAGTCTCCTCTTCTTTTACTCCTCTGTTGACAACAACACCTGTCAAAAACTGAAGAGCGTCAAGCACCTCGCCATCCTTGCCAATAAGCTTAAATGTATTTTTCCCGAAAAGATTCACTTTTATGAACTCTCCATCTCTTACCATATCCATCCTGTCAATTTTGACATCCATGTTAGCAAGCACACTTTTTAAAAACTCTTCAATCTTCTCTTCTGGCGTCTGCTTTGCAATCACCTTTACCTTTGCAGGCCTTGCCCCAATTATTCCCAGAATTCCTTTCGACCCCTCGTCAATCACCACAATCTCAGCCTTATCGCGCGAAATCTTCAGCTCTTTTAGCGCAAG harbors:
- the jag gene encoding RNA-binding cell elongation regulator Jag/EloR, with amino-acid sequence MKWVEKTAKTVDEAVELALKELKISRDKAEIVVIDEGSKGILGIIGARPAKVKVIAKQTPEEKIEEFLKSVLANMDVKIDRMDMVRDGEFIKVNLFGKNTFKLIGKDGEVLDALQFLTGVVVNRGVKEEETVRILLDCQNFRKKKEERLKRLALALADKVARSKKSIKLKPMTPYERRIIHTTLQNHKFVTTYSEGEEPYRKVVITLK